The sequence TTCTGACGCAGCCTTCTCTGCTTCGGAGAATGAAGGATACCCAGTCCGAGACCAAATGGGGTCACATGCGTTGGTTGATCCTGTTCCAGGCGATTGCGGTTGCCATTGGGTACTTCCTTTTTTTCCGAGACCAATGGTGAGCACACCTGCCTTGGCAGGAGCCTGACTTGGTCTTCGACCTGGTCTTTTAGCTCTTTCTCCACGTGAGCTCTTCAGAGTGTGGGCTCACCGCGCTCGTCTAAACCTTTCCCATTTAGTGATCCAAATTCCCGTGAATAGGGCGAGAGCTCTTGATGCACGAGTTGACCCTGGATCATATAAGTCGAAGAAGGGTCTTCGCCTACAGTATGTAGGGGTGTAATATTTTATGAACCCCATATATGCAGAGGTAATCACCCAATTTGCCGTCTTCTGAGTAAGCCACGGCTTCTGAGGCATTAACAAATATAATGCGTCAAACCACTAGCAATTATTGAGTCTATTCTGGTTAAGTGACGCTAGTTGGATTAGGTGCTTCTGCCGATGAGATTTTCTCACTCTACAGATAAGAAATAAGCACAGAGAATTTGAATTGAATGGGACTACTGGATGGATAAACCTTCGTAGTGGAGATTTCGATCCGGGAGATCGATAAGCAAACGACAACACCATACCAGGGATGAGATGCTCAAGACAATGGACAAAACCAGCGGCCAAAGTGGGATATTTGTCCAATGCTCTTCAGACAACGCCGAAGGCACAATAACCTCACGATATAAACAAAGGCCATGCAGAATACAGTCAGCAAGAGCCAGGTGATGGCTGATCACACGGTCACGGTGAGTCGCCTTGAAGAGGTTGTCTCGACGTCGGATGAGTTTGATCGAGTCGTCTCGCAGGCCTTGCCGGTATTATTGGACCGAGCCACGGGCTATACCAAGCGGTTTCTACGGGAAACCGGCCAGTGGAATGACGATATCGAGCATGAGAAATTTGCCCTCCGTTGGGGCTCCGAATATCTTGAGCGGTTCCTGGTTTGTGGACGCAGCGAAGTTCCTTGTCGGCCATTGTTTTTGTTCGACTCATTGGTCGCCAAGCAGCACAGTAAGCCGGAACCGTTTTGTTATCACCCGGACCTCCTGAGACCGCTGGGGAGATTTCTGGATGGGCTTGTTGCAAGAGCGGTGGTCAGCCGAGATGCGCTGATTGCGTTGTATCGCCACTCTTATGGATGGGGTGCCGGGGAAGTGATTGCGGTGACCGGTCTCAATGGGCTGGAAAGCCAGCGCATCTACAAGAATTTTCGGCGATGGCGTGAGAGCGGATGGCAACGAACCATGGATGAGATCGGTATCACGAAAACTGAGCTGGCGGAATTGGCCAACCAACAACAACGTCATCGTCAGCGATTCAATGGCGAAGCAGAACGCCTGATCAGGGTTGCCCAAGCACATTACCGAAAAAGTGAACCGGATCATTATCCCTGTCTTTCGGGTGCACAATGGAGAGAAATGTTCACCCAGGGCTACGGGTGCGATTACCGAATTTGGCACCTCGCCTTGTGTCTAGATTGTATGCAAACCGCCTGGGGATTGAGTTCCAATGGGTCGTTGTCTGAAGAAAAGCCACGTTTGGAATTGTTAGTACGGCCCTAGGCGGGTCGCTCGTGTGTGCAGTGGCGGGCATGACAAGAGGAAGGAAGTCAGGAGGCTGATATGGGTTACGAAGAGGATTTGGAAGGTTATCGATCGCAACTCCTTCAATCATTGAGCCGCCCACCCAGCCGCTCGGTCTCTGTATTCGATCCGATACAGGTTTATGTGAATGAGCGGCGTGTCGGCGAGCTTGAGGGCGCCGGGATGGATGCGACGTTGCATGTCCAGAGTCTCGATCACATCGAGACGATACAACTCCGAACAGAAGACGGAACTCTCCTAGGCGGGTTAGTGGCACCTGAATATGGGTATCGGACGAGCCGCATTCAGCTTTTGTCTGAGGCGGTCGAGCTGTGCGTCCACAATACTGCGCAAGGCGGATCGCTCAACGCAGTATTCGTTCCTAAACTGAGTTTTTGGAATCGGGCAGGAAAAATTTTTACTGACCTAGCCGACAGGCTAGCGATTCGGCGTCCTGACGCAGCGATTGCTCACAGTATGCGAACCGTCGCCTTCACGCAAGCCTTGGTGGCGTTCATGGTGGTTGGACTGGTGCTTGATCGCGTGGCGACCTGGATGGGCCCGGAACAAATGGTGACTCCTGGTCAACAACCAGAAGCGATCCGGACTGTCTCGGTTACTGAAATTGAAAAGCTGGAGCAGCAGTTGGGTGCACTTGCGCGGACGCAGGAGAAGGTTGGAGAAGCCCTACAGTCTCAACAGAGTAGTATGGCACAACTCCACCAAACCATGGCTAAACTGTCGTTGAGCCAAGAGTCTGTGGTGTCCAGGGTCGTTATGGTCAAGGAAGAGACGGAAAAACGTCAGGAAAGCCCTGAACCTGAGACGGGTCGCAGGACTCCCCCTCCTGCCAGCAGGGGAGTGGTGGATCAAGAGCAGCTTGAAGTGGCGATCAGAAGCCTCAACGAAGACAATGCCAAGTTAGCGAGAGAGGTGGCCGGTCTGGAAGAGCAAAATCAGACTCTGATGGCGAAGCTTCACACGGCTAGCGTGAATGCATCGAAGGCTGTTGATCCGAATCCGGAACGCTTGTTAGCGAATCAGGCCGAGGTTGCGAGAACAACTCAGTCATTACAGGTGACAGAGAGTCAACAGAACTCTCAGATGCAGCCGTTCCTCTTCTGGGTTACCTTCAGTGAAGGAACAAGTCAGGAGCGTATCGACCAGTGGGTCCATGAAAAGAAGGGTCATAAAGGAGTGATAAACGAAGGTTGGCAGGAAGTACGGATTGTTCCCCCGGCAGTCCCTCCTGATCTATTTCTGGAGCAAATCAGAGGAGAGAAAATCGTAAAGGCCGCGAGGATCCGCGAGTAAGGGATCTCGCCACGCAATGGGCGTTGCCTTCGTAGAGTTGCGGAAGACTTGGTATGTCGCGACGGCTATAGAGGTCGAAATCTATTCGCATTCATTGCCATGGCTATAGCTATATAGGAGAGTTCTTGTCCGATGCAGGTTCAAATGGCCCCACAAAAAATTGGAAATCATTCCCCTATCGGACGGGTACCCGCTGTAAGGCCGAACGGCAAGTCAAGTTTCTGCGACTGGACATATTTCGGTTTGATCCGAGAGATTTTGTCCGTTGAGCCAAAGCTATGCGGTGCGTAGCATAACGCTCAACAGGAGAGAAAATGCAAGCAGCAGGAACGTCTCAACGAACGGCGCAACAAAGTTCAAGCCTCAACTATCTTTGGGCGGTCACCATCAACCCGGCCTACATTACTAACGCGTAGACTCCTTGACGAGTAAATGATGCAGTCGATTACCAGAGGAAGAAAGGAAGACTCATGAGAATCGCACAAGTGGCTCCACTGTGGGAAAGCGTTCCGCCGAAACTCTATGGTGGAACCGAGCGAATCGTTTCGTACATTACGGAAGAATTGGTCGCCTTAGGACATGATGTGACGTTGTTTGCCAGTGGCGACTCAGAAACGGCTGCGCGGCTGGAAGCGATCTGTCCACAGGCTCTCCGGTTGAATACCGGTCTCTTCAACCGCGATGCTCCTCTGATGATGCTGCAGGAACGAGGCCTTGGATCGGCAACCGATTTCGATATTATTCACTCGCACTTGGATTTCAACGGATTTCCGTTGGCACGGAGAAATCCTGTTCCCGTCGTGACGACGCTGCATGGCCGTTTGGATCTTCCGGAGCTTGAGCCGGTTTACCGCGAATTTTCTGAAATGCCGTTGGTCTCCATATCCGACTCCCAACGCCGGCCGCTGCCCTGGGCGAGTTGGGCTGGCACTGTGTATCACGGACTCCCGCGCAACCTGTATACGTTTCATCCGCAGTCTCAAGGGTATCTGGCATTTGTGGGGCGGACCGCTCCCGAAAAACGTCCAGACCATGCGATCGAAATCGCCAAACGGGCTGGGCTTCCCCTTCGCATAGCGGCAAAGGTGGATCGTGCGGATCGGACATACTTTGAAGCTGAAATCGAGCCGTTACTCGACCACCCTTTGATTGAGTTCGTTGGGGAGATCTCCGATGGCGAAAAAGACGAGTTCATCGGCAATGCTATGGCAGTAGTGTGTCCCTATGACTGGCCGGAACCCTTCGGGCTGGTGCTGATTGAAGCGTTTGCTTGCGGAACACCGGTTTTGGCATATCGACGTGGTTCAATCCCAGAAATCGTCGATCATGGGGTCACAGGCTTTATTTGCGAAACTGTTGACGAGATGGTGGATGCGGTGGGCCAGGTTTCCCTTATCGATCGCAAGCAGTGTCGGGCTACATTTGATGAGCGATTTACAGCAGATCGGATGGCCCGTGACTATGTGGCGCTGTATGAACGTCTGCTGCTCGAAGATGGAGCCGTGCAAGCCGCACAAAGCATGGCCTTCGAGCCGTCCAACAATGGGGGTTTCAAGACCGAACCACACAAAGCTTTTGGACGAGGCCGACATGTCTGAGACGACCGCTGGTTCTAGTGAAACCCGCTCGACTCCAAGCCGTGGGCGAGGCTGGGAATTAGTCAAAACGAGAGACTTTGGCTTCCTGTTCGCGGGCCAGACGATCTCACAGATCGGTGACAGCCTTAACAAAGTGGCGTTGCTCTGGTTTGTTTACGACTTGACCGGATCGGCGCTCAAA is a genomic window of Candidatus Nitrospira kreftii containing:
- a CDS encoding hypothetical protein (conserved protein of unknown function), which encodes MQNTVSKSQVMADHTVTVSRLEEVVSTSDEFDRVVSQALPVLLDRATGYTKRFLRETGQWNDDIEHEKFALRWGSEYLERFLVCGRSEVPCRPLFLFDSLVAKQHSKPEPFCYHPDLLRPLGRFLDGLVARAVVSRDALIALYRHSYGWGAGEVIAVTGLNGLESQRIYKNFRRWRESGWQRTMDEIGITKTELAELANQQQRHRQRFNGEAERLIRVAQAHYRKSEPDHYPCLSGAQWREMFTQGYGCDYRIWHLALCLDCMQTAWGLSSNGSLSEEKPRLELLVRP
- a CDS encoding hypothetical protein (conserved protein of unknown function), whose amino-acid sequence is MGYEEDLEGYRSQLLQSLSRPPSRSVSVFDPIQVYVNERRVGELEGAGMDATLHVQSLDHIETIQLRTEDGTLLGGLVAPEYGYRTSRIQLLSEAVELCVHNTAQGGSLNAVFVPKLSFWNRAGKIFTDLADRLAIRRPDAAIAHSMRTVAFTQALVAFMVVGLVLDRVATWMGPEQMVTPGQQPEAIRTVSVTEIEKLEQQLGALARTQEKVGEALQSQQSSMAQLHQTMAKLSLSQESVVSRVVMVKEETEKRQESPEPETGRRTPPPASRGVVDQEQLEVAIRSLNEDNAKLAREVAGLEEQNQTLMAKLHTASVNASKAVDPNPERLLANQAEVARTTQSLQVTESQQNSQMQPFLFWVTFSEGTSQERIDQWVHEKKGHKGVINEGWQEVRIVPPAVPPDLFLEQIRGEKIVKAARIRE
- a CDS encoding Glycosyl transferase; this translates as MRIAQVAPLWESVPPKLYGGTERIVSYITEELVALGHDVTLFASGDSETAARLEAICPQALRLNTGLFNRDAPLMMLQERGLGSATDFDIIHSHLDFNGFPLARRNPVPVVTTLHGRLDLPELEPVYREFSEMPLVSISDSQRRPLPWASWAGTVYHGLPRNLYTFHPQSQGYLAFVGRTAPEKRPDHAIEIAKRAGLPLRIAAKVDRADRTYFEAEIEPLLDHPLIEFVGEISDGEKDEFIGNAMAVVCPYDWPEPFGLVLIEAFACGTPVLAYRRGSIPEIVDHGVTGFICETVDEMVDAVGQVSLIDRKQCRATFDERFTADRMARDYVALYERLLLEDGAVQAAQSMAFEPSNNGGFKTEPHKAFGRGRHV